The sequence TCTTCAGCACTTAAAACCACCTCTTCAGGCAAAGAAATCCTCAACCACCTTCCCGCCTATCCAGGCAAGAAATCCTCAACCTCCTGATCGCTTCGCCTCCGCACTCGTGGCCGTCTGCCTTTCTCTCGCCCCCTTGATCTTACTATTCCCAAAACTATACGTCGCACTCAACGTCGCCGTCCGGTTCTGCCACTGATTATGGATATGAAAATCTACATTCCCATACACCGCTGCTCCCCTGAACTGATCCCCATTCGTTACATCCGTAAAGTTCAACTTCATGTTTAGTTTTTTATCAAACAGCGTCTTCTGCACGCCGCCACCGATTGCATAATACGCTTTGCCTCTCCATACTCCCCACTGAAAAGGCGTACCTCCATACGCATTCACTTCTATCTTCCAGTCCCCCGGCAATGTAAACGTAGATGTCGTTTCAAAATGTGCCCCGACAGCTGAATTCACAATATTCATCCCCGAATCCTTCAGTGCATAGTAATTATAGTTCATGTTCAGGTTATTATTGATACTCCACCACTTTGTTGGATTGACCGGCACTGTCAGGGATACATGCCACCCTTGCCTGTAATCATAGTTCTTGTCATAACTCGTCGTCACTTTGGTGGAATCGTTCTGCTCTAAAAACTCCGATATAAAATTCTCTGTCCTGTCATAACTCAAACTCAATATATACTTCTGCTTAAATGAATACGTCAGCTCCACGATATTCGTAAACTCAGGTTGCAGATAAGGATTGCCCCTGCCATACGTATACCTGTCAGAATAAAATATAAACGGATTCAGATCCTCATACTCCGGCCTGTTGATTCTCCTTGCATACGTCACCCCCAGCTTATGGTCCTTACTAAAAGTATGATCCGCCGAAAAGTTCGGGAAGAAACTCACATAACGCCGCTTCACAACAGAATTGTAAGTCACCGAATTCCCTGCTGACGATGTCCCTTCTACCCGCAAGCCCAGTTGCGCATCTGTACCGTTCTTAAATGATTTCTTAATCAACCCATATGCCGCCAGCACATTCTCCGTATAAATAAAATGATTGCTTTGCGAGAGCGCCGGTATATACTTGCCCCCATATAATGAGTCGTACAGCAGTACGTTGTCTGTCGTGACAAAACTGCCCTTCACACCCGTTTCCAATCTGGTCGTTTTGTTGAAAGGCAGTACTAAATCCCCCTTAATACTTTTGATCGTAATATTGGTCGTCGTGAAGTTCCTGATCGCATGGGGATTCTTATTGAGCGGATCTTCAGGATAGTACATGCTATCATTCAAATACACCCTGCGGTGGTAACCGAATTTCGCATAATCCGCATCTATACTCACTTCTGTACCGAGTGTATCCAACTGACCTTTATAATTTACATTGATGGTATTGGTGTTAAAGTTGTGGTCATTGTTCGTTACCGAATAAAGGGCAGAATCCAATGAGGAATGACCCAATTGATAAATATTCGTTGTATTGAAAATATTACTGCGAAAGAAATTGTTATTTCCATTCAGCAATACTCCCACCGTATGTTTAGGGGTAATGAAATAATCAAACCCTAATTTATACCCGTTACTGATAAAGTTCCTTTTCCCGAACTGGGGGGCCGAAAAGTACTGTGCTTCCTCCTTATTATCTCCATTCACCACCCGTGTGGCCAGGCGCTGGTTATAAAAATGCCTGTCTCCATGATTGTAATTTCCAAAGGCATTGAACTTTTCAGTTCGCCAGTTTAGGTTTAAGCCGGTATTCCAGAATCCATACCGGCCAAAACCTCCACTACCGTTTACGGAGCCGTTGATACCTGTTGCGACTCCTTTTTTTGTTTTAATATTAATAATCCCACTGTTGCCGGCAGCATCATATTTGGCGGAAGGAGAAGTCATGATCTCAATTTGTGAGACCGTTTCTGCCGGCAAACTTTTCAGCAGGTTGGCGAGTTGTTCGCCGCTCAGGTAGGTGAGTTTTCCGTCGAGCATGACGGTGA is a genomic window of Chitinophaga sp. LS1 containing:
- a CDS encoding outer membrane beta-barrel protein; this translates as MKKLILLILLTYVGNRECFAQNVNGKITVKVIDGKGQPLPFASVVLRQSKDSTLVKGELSAADGSASFEKINTGHYFVQSSLVGYQTAYTPAFSIDPQHTAIQFANMTLSSSSKNLQGVTVTAQKPFIERKEGATVLNVESSVAAAGSTVLDVLRRAPGVQIDKDDNILLKGNGGVTVMLDGKLTYLSGEQLANLLKSLPAETVSQIEIMTSPSAKYDAAGNSGIINIKTKKGVATGINGSVNGSGGFGRYGFWNTGLNLNWRTEKFNAFGNYNHGDRHFYNQRLATRVVNGDNKEEAQYFSAPQFGKRNFISNGYKLGFDYFITPKHTVGVLLNGNNNFFRSNIFNTTNIYQLGHSSLDSALYSVTNNDHNFNTNTINVNYKGQLDTLGTEVSIDADYAKFGYHRRVYLNDSMYYPEDPLNKNPHAIRNFTTTNITIKSIKGDLVLPFNKTTRLETGVKGSFVTTDNVLLYDSLYGGKYIPALSQSNHFIYTENVLAAYGLIKKSFKNGTDAQLGLRVEGTSSAGNSVTYNSVVKRRYVSFFPNFSADHTFSKDHKLGVTYARRINRPEYEDLNPFIFYSDRYTYGRGNPYLQPEFTNIVELTYSFKQKYILSLSYDRTENFISEFLEQNDSTKVTTSYDKNYDYRQGWHVSLTVPVNPTKWWSINNNLNMNYNYYALKDSGMNIVNSAVGAHFETTSTFTLPGDWKIEVNAYGGTPFQWGVWRGKAYYAIGGGVQKTLFDKKLNMKLNFTDVTNGDQFRGAAVYGNVDFHIHNQWQNRTATLSATYSFGNSKIKGARERQTATSAEAKRSGG